A portion of the Macrobrachium nipponense isolate FS-2020 chromosome 12, ASM1510439v2, whole genome shotgun sequence genome contains these proteins:
- the LOC135225093 gene encoding tigger transposable element-derived protein 1-like, which yields MAPKRKSDSSECNSAKKARKALSLETKMGVIKKYEGGMKVNCISRSLHLSHSTVSTILKDKERIKDAVKGAAPIKSTIITKQREGPIAEMEKLLFTRLEDNRQRNVQVMLRAVQSKATSLFKMLKEKESDKGIPFKILLVLDNAPGHPTHLDDLHPNVRVVFLPPNTTPLIQPMDQGAISTFKAHYLRISFDQAIEAVDENPELTLRDYWKSYKIYHCIKHVAKAWDLVTEKCMNGIWKHCCKRFLGDFVGFDNEEELSNVLGKIVSLAKQLEFGCDEEEI from the exons ATGGCCCCTAAGAGAAAGTCTGACTCATCAGAATGCAATTCTGCCAAGAAAGCTAGGAAGGCACTGTCGTTGGAGACGAAGATGGGCGTaatcaagaaatatgaaggtgggatgaaagttaattgtataagcagaagtctccatctctCCCACTCCACGGTCTCCACCATTCTAAAGGACAAGGAAAGGATTAAGGACGCAGTGAAAGGAGCAGCCCCGATCAAGTCAACTATTATCACCAAACAGCGTGAAGGACCGATAGCAGAGATGGAAAAGTTGCTATTTACGCGGCTGGAAGATAATAGACAAAGAAATGTGCAAGTGATGTTGCGAGCAGTGCAAAGCAAGGCAAcaagtttatttaaaatgttaaaagagaaagagag CGATAAGGGCATTCCGTTTAAGATTTTGTTAGTGCTTGACAATGCGCCTGGCCACCCGACGCACTTGGATGATCTTCATCCTAACGTGCGCGTTGTCTTCCTTCCCCCTAATACCACCCCCCTAATCCAACCCATGGACCAGGGTGCGATTTCTACATTCAAGGCGCACTACTTAAGAATTTCCTTTGACCAAGCCATCGAAGCTGTGGATGAAAACCCTGAGCTGACTTTGCGCGATTATTGGAAATCGTACAAGATTTACCATTGCATCAAGCATGTCGCTAAAGCTTGGGATTTGGTGACAGAAAAATGTATGAATGGTAtttggaaacactgctgcaaACGTTTCCTTGGAGATTTTGTTGGCTTCGATAACGAAGAGGAACTAAGCAACGTCCTAGGAAAAATTGTTAGCTTGGCAAAGCAACTTGAGTTTGGatgtgatgaagaagaaatttag